The Urbifossiella limnaea nucleotide sequence CCGCGAGGCACCGGCCCTGACGTTGATCGACGAACTGCTCGCGGCCGGCGTGAAGGTTCGCGTCCACGACCCGGAGGCGATGGAGAACGTGCGAGCGCTCTACGGCGAGAAGCTCTACTACGCCGACAAGCCGTACGGGGCGCTGGAGGGGGCCGACGGGCTGGCGATCGTGACCGAGTGGCCGGAGTTCCGCAACCCGGACTTCGAGCTGATCCGCCGGCTGCTCGCGGGGCACGTCGTCTTCGACGGCCGCAACGTGTACGACGAGCGGACGATGAGCCAGTACGGGTTCACCTACTACGGCATCGGCCGCGGCAAGCGTTAGGCCGCGTCGGACGATCGCGCGCCGCCGGTCGCGTGCCACTGCGGCCCGACCTGTGGGTCGCCGAGGCCGCGCAGCAAATCCACCACCGCCGCCCGGTACGACGGGAACACCCGCCCCTCCGCCGGCAGGTCGCCGACGAACGCCGGCAGCCGCCCACTCGGCAGCCCAGCGTACAGGTGATGGACGCCGTGCAGCGGCTCGTGGAACAGCAGCACCGACAGCGCCTTCCCCGCGGGATCGGGCGCGGCGATGAGTCGCGTCAGGCCGGCGGGTCAGTCGCCGGTCAGGCCGACGTGCTCGACATACTTCCGCCACGTCGTCACGTTCCCGACCAGGAACGCCGGCAGCACCCACGCCACGACGAACGGCAGCCACAGGTCGAGCGCCGCGACCGCGGCGACCGTGCCGCTCCACACCACGGCAATGACCGCGAGTTCGACCCACACGCGGCGGCGGACGTGCGGCTCACGTACCGGCCCGCCGCGGCGGAGAAACGACCGCAGGAACAGCAGCGGCGTGGCGATCAGCCCAAGTCCCAACTCAAACGCGGCCATCAGCCGGCGGAAGCGCCGCGGGGCGTCCGGCCGTGTGTGCGGCCACAGTTCCTCGTCGCGGTCGGTGCCGAAGTAGGCGTGGTGCGTGTGGTGGACCGCGCGGTACAGCGTGAGGCTCATGAACGTACTGGTGCCGAGCAGCAGCCCGCACACCTCGTTGTAGGCGCGCGCCGGCGCGAAGTTGAAGTGCGCCGTCTCGTGGAAGCCGATCAGGCAGGCGTGCATGAAGTGCAGCTGCACCGCCATCAACAGCGCGACCGCCCACCACGGCGCGCCGAGGTACACGGCCAGGAACGTGGCCGGCACCAGCAGCATAACGGGGGCGGTGCGGGCGTGTCCGCGGAGGGTGTCGGCCCACGACAGCTTGCGGGCGGTCACCAGGGCGGTGGGCGAAGTCATCGCGGCGTCTCGGCGGGGCCGGTGCGGCAGATGGAGCGGCGGACCTTTCCCGTGCGCGGGTCGGGGGCGATCCGTGATACCCCCCGCGGCTCGATCCGCACAAGCCCGCGCAGCCCGTACAGCGCCAGCTGCTCGTCAAGCCGGAACCGCAGCCGGGGCACGTCCAGCTCGCGGCCCGGGAGGACGGCGACGGCGAGGCGTATGACGCCGGGCTCGTCCTGCTCGGCCTGCCAGTCGAACGAGTCGGTGCAGTAGTTCAGCGCGGCCTTGATGATGAAGGCGTCCACCCGCACCCACTCGCCGCCGCGATGTGCCCAGAAGTTCTCCTGCCCGCGGCCCTCGACGCGCTCGACCCGCGGCAGCCGGCTGCCGCAGCGGCACCCGGCGGTGGCGAGCGTGACCCGGTCCGGCACCTCGTAGCGGATCACCGGCTGGACCGTGTTCGCGAGATTCGTCAGTAGCACCTTCGACCCGGTGACGCCGGGCGGGACGGGGCGGTTGTCCGCGTCTACGACTTCGAGGATGGACCAGTCGGCGTTCACGTGCATCCCCGGGTCGGTGGGGCAGCCGGTGGTCAGGTGCATGCACTCGGCGGTAGCGTAATTATTAAACACGGGCACGCCGAACACTTTGAGCAACCGCTCCCGCGCCGGTTCGGTCAGCAGCTCGCTATTGTTCACGACGTGCTTCAGGCCCGGGAGTTTCAGCCGGCCCGCTTCGAACTCGTCGGCCAGCTCCTGCAGCGCCGTGGCGTAGGCGGTGACGACCGTCGGCGAGTAGTCGTTCAGCTTGGCGATCAGGTCCGGGTCGGTCTGCGAGAGCCGCCGGAGGTGGACGAAGTGCCGCAGCTGCCGCGGGTAGAACTCGAACGTGGCGCCGGTCGGATAGAAGCCCTCCTTCAGCGTCACGATCGCCAGCCGGGCGGGGTTGCGGAA carries:
- a CDS encoding fatty acid desaturase family protein gives rise to the protein MTSPTALVTARKLSWADTLRGHARTAPVMLLVPATFLAVYLGAPWWAVALLMAVQLHFMHACLIGFHETAHFNFAPARAYNEVCGLLLGTSTFMSLTLYRAVHHTHHAYFGTDRDEELWPHTRPDAPRRFRRLMAAFELGLGLIATPLLFLRSFLRRGGPVREPHVRRRVWVELAVIAVVWSGTVAAVAALDLWLPFVVAWVLPAFLVGNVTTWRKYVEHVGLTGD
- a CDS encoding AMP-binding protein, whose translation is MFSTLSFLARANVVNRLTRSDPAKVARLRETRFRKLLRAATRSPLYRDKFRGLDLARCPLDALPTLNKHEAMARFDDWATDRAVTLRAAEAFVGDFANVGRLFLGKYVLMHTSGSSGQAVILVQPRAAVDLLFTLQMTRGNATGDTGVREAYRKFRNPARLAIVTLKEGFYPTGATFEFYPRQLRHFVHLRRLSQTDPDLIAKLNDYSPTVVTAYATALQELADEFEAGRLKLPGLKHVVNNSELLTEPARERLLKVFGVPVFNNYATAECMHLTTGCPTDPGMHVNADWSILEVVDADNRPVPPGVTGSKVLLTNLANTVQPVIRYEVPDRVTLATAGCRCGSRLPRVERVEGRGQENFWAHRGGEWVRVDAFIIKAALNYCTDSFDWQAEQDEPGVIRLAVAVLPGRELDVPRLRFRLDEQLALYGLRGLVRIEPRGVSRIAPDPRTGKVRRSICRTGPAETPR